One Tursiops truncatus isolate mTurTru1 chromosome 3, mTurTru1.mat.Y, whole genome shotgun sequence DNA segment encodes these proteins:
- the ETF1 gene encoding eukaryotic peptide chain release factor subunit 1 translates to MADDPSAADRNVEIWKIKKLIKSLEAARGNGTSMISLIIPPKDQISRVAKMLADEFGTASNIKSRVNRLSVLGAITSVQQRLKLYNKVPPNGLVVYCGTIVTEEGKEKKVNIDFEPFKPINTSLYLCDNKFHTEALTALLSDDSKFGFIVIDGSGALFGTLQGNTREVLHKFTVDLPKKHGRGGQSALRFARLRMEKRHNYVRKVAETAVQLFISGDKVNVAGLVLAGSADFKTELSQSDMFDQRLQSKVLKLVDISYGGENGFNQAIELSTEVLSNVKFIQEKKLIGRYFDEISQDTGKYCFGVEDTLKALEMGAVEILIVYENLDIMRYVLHCQGTEEEKILYLTPEQEKDKSHFTDKETGQEHELIESMPLLEWFANNYKKFGATLEIVTDKSQEGSQFVKGFGGIGGILRYRVDFQGMEYQGGDDEFFDLDDY, encoded by the exons CAATGGCACAAGCATGATATCATTGATCATTCCTCCCAAAGACCAGATTTCACGAGTGGCAAAAATGTTAGCAGATGAGTTTGGAACTGCATCTAACATTAAGTCACGAGTAAACCGCCTTTCAGTCCTGGGAGCCATTACATCTGTACAACAAAGACTCAAACTTTATAACAAAG TACCTCCAAATGGCCTGGTTGTTTACTGTGGTACAATTgtaacagaagaaggaaaagaaaagaaagtcaacaTTGACTTTGAACCTTTCAAACCAATTAATACTTCATTGTATTTGTGTGACAACAAATTCCATACAGAG GCTCTTACAGCACTACTTTCAGATGATAGCAAGTTTGGCTTCATTGTAATAGATGGTAGTGGTGCACTTTTTGGCACACTCcaaggaaatacaagagaagttCTGCACAAATTCACCGTGGATCTCCCAAAGAAACATG GTAGAGGAGGTCAGTCAGCCTTGCGTTTTGCCCGTTTAAGAATGGAAAAGCGACATAACTATGTTCGGAAAGTAGCTGAGACTGCTGTGCAGCTGTTTATTTCTGGGGACAAAGTGAATGTGGCTGGTCTTGTTTTAGCTGGATCAGCTGACTTTAAAACTGAACTAAGTCAATCTGATATGTTTGATCAG AGGTTGcaatcaaaagttttaaaattagttgATATATCTTATGGTGGTGAAAATGGATTCAACCAAGCTATTGAGTTATCTACTGAAGTCCTCTCCAACGTGAAGTTCATTCAAGAGAAGAAGTTAATAG GGCGATACTTTGATGAAATCAGCCAGGACACGGGCAAGTACTGTTTTGGAGTTGAAGATACACTAAAGGCTTTAGAAATGGGAGCTGTAGAGATTCTAATAGTCTATGAAAATCTGGATATAATGAGATATGTTCTTCATTGCCAAGGCACAGAAG AGGAGAAAATTCTCTATCTaactccagaacaagagaaggataaatctcattttacagacaaagag ACAGGACAAGAACATGAGCTGATTGAGAGCATGCCCTTGCTGGAGTGGtttgctaacaactataaaaaatTTGGAGCTACATTGGAAATTGTCACAGATAAGTCACAAGAAGGATCCCAGTTTGTGAAAGGATTTGGTGGAATTGGAG GTATCTTGCGGTACCGAGTAGATTTCCAGGGAATGGAATACCAAGGAGGAGATGATGAATTTTTTGACCTTGATGACTACTAG